Below is a genomic region from Zerene cesonia ecotype Mississippi chromosome Z, Zerene_cesonia_1.1, whole genome shotgun sequence.
CTATGattcatttgtatattaatttgcGCTTGTTTATGTTTCTTGTGAGAAATTTatccatataataaatttagaaataccTCTCATTTGTCAATGTGAAATCAAAAAAACCTTAATGTTTCAGGAGCATATCAATATAAAGGATCAGATACCAAAATACCTCAATGGGAAAGTAAAACTGTTGACTACTAGGTGCATCATAAAAGAAACCGAGAAAGTAGCTAAGAAGGCACAAGGAGCattgacaattttaaaacaatttggcTTGCATGAGTGCAACCATAAAGAACCTGTAACGGGATCTGATTGTATCTTGTCTATGATTGGTAAAAGTAATGATAAGCATTATATACTCGCTACTCAGGATAGAGATTTACAGGACAAACTCCAACTGAAAGCTGGTGTTCCACTTCTTTACCTTCACAACAAATCACCCACCTTACAGAAACCATCTAAAGCCAGTTATAGCAAAGCTGGACAAATATTATCTGCCGACCCTCACATATTTATAAGCGAaacacaaaatgaaatattgaagAATATGAAGACGGCTCTGGGTGTTGAAGAACCCAAATTACcagagaaaaaaattgttaaaaaaccaCACAACCCCAATCCCTTATCTTgcaaaaagaagaaaaagccAGATgccaataaaagaaaaaaagacaatGGTATAAAGGAAGGAAAAGTaagaaagagaaagaaaactaaacaaaataaaattcaaataggcttccaaagcaaataaataaattatatataagaggtactgtaatttaattattacacttTAAAACAGGCCCTTACACATATATTTCTgactttatatttctaaatatagaaagtaaaaaacatagtataaaaattggttatactacttataatatttattcagttaGTTATAAGCACCAAACTAATTCAAGTGTAAAGTATGGGTCCTTTGACTattcttgtaaaataaataatgttgcaTGTATTTTATGACTTAGTCTTcttcaaaaataatgaaactttCAGtgaacaaatgtttatttgtaacttaATCTTAACTTACAAAGGGAAAATTAAGATACACAGTactaaaagataaaaaaaaaatgaaattccGATATATTATGTGCAACAAAAAAGGTATGCTAGCCCATTCTTGAcaatcaacatttatttacgagatttgtaaaaattttttgcattttctaatattttctgtatatCAGTTACACTCTTAGACATTGAAATATCTGAATCATATGGTGTTGAGACCTCTGAAATTTCAACTATCTCGGTATCAATTATTTCATCACTCTTCAAATGCATTccaatatttaactttaaacttATGTGACCagttctatataatatgtaaatatttgcttGATCAATGA
It encodes:
- the LOC119835786 gene encoding rRNA-processing protein UTP23 homolog yields the protein MKIARYKKAQKYLKFYYNNYAFHQPYQVLIDGTFCFAAFKEHINIKDQIPKYLNGKVKLLTTRCIIKETEKVAKKAQGALTILKQFGLHECNHKEPVTGSDCILSMIGKSNDKHYILATQDRDLQDKLQLKAGVPLLYLHNKSPTLQKPSKASYSKAGQILSADPHIFISETQNEILKNMKTALGVEEPKLPEKKIVKKPHNPNPLSCKKKKKPDANKRKKDNGIKEGKVRKRKKTKQNKIQIGFQSK